The DNA segment GTAATTCTATTGTTTAACGGAAAAATGAAGAGATGCCTTGAGTTCTAGGTGCAGGAATGAATTAGGAAGAATTGGGTGCTGATTGGTTAGACACCTGAATTCAAGAATCCTGCCGACTGGAGAGGGAAGAGTGGACCCTGCATTATAGCATTCCGCACACTTCTTTGTACCCGAGAGAGGAGAGCTAGAAATGAAGGGACTCGAGGTTAAGAGAGTGAAAACACGAGTTGGGTAAAGAGAGGGGAGAGGGAGGGAGAGAGAGTGAGAGAGAGGCTGAGTGACAAGAAagagagaaatagaaaaaaaagagagagaaacaacaacaacaacaacaacagaatTCGTTCTTTGGAATCAATTACCTTATGAATTAGAATTGTGCTCTTGAATCCTCTGGAATatcgaataattattaattagggaGCACAAGTCGTCATTATGGAAGAATAATTAAGCAAAATGTGGCCTCAATTGTTGGATTTAGACCCAGAGACTTGCCTCGGAATCCTGAGAAGACTAGGTAAATAATGTCTTTTTGGAAGAATGTGTTTTTGATGGCAtttccctgttttttttttctagaattggAGGCTTATTCCTCTGTTGTGAAGGCTCTTCGAGCCCAGGGAGATTTGAATAAAGAGCGCCGTAAAATACTTCAGGACCTTGGGAATGCACTTTGCATTCCAATTGAGCGACACAAAGCCGAAATGCGACGCGTTGCAAATGACGAACTCTTGGGAACCATCGCACAACAAACAGGGGCATCTCAAGATTCCTCCGAGTGGGCTAAAGAGGGGAGACGAATCATCCCTCTCCTTCGACGGGCACGACCCCTCACTTCTCTCACTCCAAAAGCGGATGAGGCAAAAGCTGCTCTCAAGCTAGAAGATGGAGGAGGAATTCTCGCTCCTGAGAAAACAAGCACTAAAGCCCCTCCATCCCCTCTTAAGAATTCCAAACACCCTCCTCCACCCTCTTTTGagtctttatttgaaaatgggGCTCCCAAATTTGCACTCCCCGAGCGTCCTCGTCTTCCAGAGGATATCGTTCTCCTTCCTTCCGGAATGGCAGTGCGCTTTCGGAGAGAGGGGAAAGGAGGACCCTTTACAACTCAAATTATAAAACCTTCTCCCACAACGGAGCCTAAAAAACCTTCCAAAAAGCTTGTTAAAAGAAAGGTCACTCCTGAGCCAACTCCGCCCAAAAAGTTCAAACCCTCTACTACATCTGTATCTCAGGCTGGACATGGCTATGCTAGACCTTTTATTGTGGCCCCGTCTCCAATTACACCCATTAAGAAACCAACTGTGACATCTACTGTATCAATATCATCACCAGCAACAGTATACACCTCAACTCTTTGCGCACAGACGACGACAACAACAGTGACTGCCATCAAACCACCTCCAAAAGTAGGagtcatcattattataataagtattaatgattcattgattttttttttttttttaaattccgtaGGTGGTATTGGTTGCGGACTCATCAAAAACTTCAGTTACAAGTCTTGAAACGTCATCCATCATCTCGACCAAAACATCTCCACCTCCAATTCCCAAACTACCAAATAATATTTCGAAAGAGACGGTTGCCAAATTAATTCAATCGGCTCCTCCTGGTACGAGAATACTACCTAAACCCGGTTCACAACAACCTATTTATGTCCTTGCTGCACCTGCTGGTACAAACGTAGCAACCAGTCTTCCGTCTGCAAGAATTTTAAGTGCTGCTTCAAATAGTGGCACAACCAATAATACTCGATCCATACCCAGAGTCGTCCAAGTTAGTGGAACTCCAGTGAGAAGCACTTTAACTCCTCCTGGTGCAGCTCCTCCTCAAGCCATCCCCTCTTCGATTATAACAGGGATTCAATCAACACCTACTACTATTAGAACTATACAAAGTAGTGGGGCAATGAGAACATTTACCACTCCTCGGATTCCATCAACTTCCAATCGACACAATTCTGGCAAACCCTCTGTGATTGTTGTACAGAGAAAAACACCACCCACATCAACTGCTCAAAATACACTCAAGACCACAACTCTGACAACTAAAGTGAGGCTgacatcaattttattattccatCCATCCCCCTGCCTTCACTTTAATTGCTCTAAATTCATTGTTGCTCTCCTATTTTTGTAGgacttaataaataagcaaGCTAGAATATATCAAACTCCAAAAGGTGGAGCTAAACCCGTTGTGATTGTATCAAAGCCTCAGTCTCTTTCTCCTTCTACCATTTCCACTACATCTGTGACCGCGACTTCTAATCAAGTAACTTGTTTTCATTCAATACTTGCCTTTACTTACAAACTATGTATATCTCAATCATATTTCAGAATAATGTAATTGTTTTGGATTTAAGtcaagaacaaataaaaaataattccattctCACGGATATACTTCAAGCAAGTGGAATCTTAACAGAGGACGGTGAGAATAAAGATACTATTCATAAGAAGAAAAAGACAACAGTCCTTACGACGCCGGGGGAAATGATCTCATCATGCCCAGaaatcatgattaaaaaaaccaacGATAGCGGTGGAATCATCTCAATGGGTtggttatttaaatacaatgaaaCATTGCTTaacaatttcatattaattttatagattcCTCAAAGATCATGATTGAAAAATCAGGCAATTCTCTAATTTCAGATTTAGATAATGGACTTCAAAAggataaaattaagatattaacAACACTGGCTAATAATAGTGTTAACTGTAGgttattttatgagaacactACCAacgtatgttatattttatttattctcctaGTTACTCAAGACATGAATGATGCAATCATTACAATTCCCGAAACCTCCAGggtaaatatttaacatatagtTTATTCAACCATgcttattatgaatatatgttgtttttttttaaaattattattcagttGGTGCCTTTGGATAAAGTGCCCGTGGATATCGAAGGAGTACAAACTCCGGTTTCTCCGGTTGAAACAATGGAGGATATTACCTCTTTTATTGAAGAGACGAATCCATCACATCATTCTGGAAAAGAAATGGCAAACTAGTTCAAATAAGACAAGTCTCCACTCATCTTTCATGACTGTGTTTGAATGATTTCGTCAAATCGTGGGTAATAATTAATCtctctaaatattatgtttgtatgtatatataaacgtTTTTCTCCTTTATTTGAAGGGTATGATTGGTGCATTCTCCACGGTTTTCATCGGATCATTgttcttatttatcaaatttaatttatttatttagctgAGTTGAGTTCATTTGTCTCTTCTCTCAAGTTCAAatccaataatttttatgtattattttctagATGTGAaagaattacataaaaaatcatttttttctattgtataGAATTGCCATTAcctgttaaatttaatttataagacaaaacaaacaaacccaaacagaagaataataattacagatCAAACATCATTATCTACTACTATTTGATAAAGTGTGTATAATcattaagatattaaatattgcctttattttacttttttcgagatatagttttcaaattataaaaaatatatagatttataaattactattattattaaaaatatattgtaaaaatgttttttatattaaattttatatacgtattttcatcatcatgaatatttcagtgatatttattaaaatgcatCTACTCGAAGTACTGTATTGGCTCAAAATCTTgaagataatttaattcatgtctgatataactaattatagtTCAATTGCtcttgtaataattattaatcacatGGTTTCTAAGAGGCTAAGAGTAAAACCtagattaaacatatttattcattgattGTAAGAGACATTTGTTTCAGAACCCGATGGTTAACCCTAGGCGACAAATCATTGCCTTTGGTTTGAGATACTGATAGATTTTATCTCCAACATAATGAAAATGACCTTTACAACACAAAATTCCTGGGGTTGTGGTCTACGGAGAGCAACATCTATCAATAAACCTTTatagccaaaaaaatatttttccaacagcttaattttaaataaatttttgaatattaatgttttgaaggaactcttttttttatttattaagttctTCACTTTACcaaaatctttgattttcatcatagtgatcaaaaatgaggaatttatttcaaagaaaggCTCAacttattgtcatttttttgtatttccctccgatttagaaaaaaataaaggaatgatGGCTATATTTTTAGACTGGAAACATATGCATACAATTTTATTCCATGCTTATTCtgttatttagatattttaaaggGAAAAGTAACACTAAATCATGtaaatgtgaaaaataattcttcaaaaaacacTGTAGGCCACAAAAGCAGAAAATTTGGGTTATATTTAAAGGTCATTTTCACGTCTTTTCTACAGGTAAAAACAATCAGTAACATACCATCTCAATCCAAGGGCAGGTTGAAATTTTGTGGATTAgcgtaatttataaattaattatataaaattgccTCGATAATGATCGTAATACAAAAAATGCATACGTGGCACAAAAAAGAATGTCTCATCTAAcactaaacaaatatatatacaaagaatataagtaaacgcacttgtttagaaaaaaaaaaattggctatttttgaacaattaaatttttgttaaagcttacttttactattttatttttaaataaaaaaacaaataattgtacCTTTGATAAATGCCATTCAtactttaaacttatattattggAACGTAACGGCTCTACGAACCAGCTCATTGAAATGAACAACGTCTCAAATGTAGAATTTTtgctatgattaaaaaaatatcgtcaGGACGacaaaatttgaaggaaaaataggaagaaaatttggccaaattatgcagcagaggaatttttccaaaatataattttgcgaTAGGGCCGTACTCaggattatataataataatatttttctattattttgaaaaaaaaatacaaatatttaaaaaaaaaatcaaaaatgaattttcaaatatgaaatttttgggaattttctTGAAAAGGCGACTCTTTTTAGTGTACCGGGCCGAAAGAGCCCTTTCTTTAGAAAGAGCAGGAATTCCCATCACTACATTGAACATCAAATTCAATAGAACACACACCTATaacagggagcactatatacatatatactatatacttcttttcaattatttatattgaagatgattgtttatgtcAACCTATAACAGTTCCGTAACTTCTGCTTTTGACCCAAATACTTATATTAGAGGGACgatattttgatttctaaaagaaaatgacACATTACGTCTTACTTGGAGCGTTACACCCAAAGGcgaataaaatatgtcttgccttttttttagttagcaATCTGAAGAggcttattattatttaatttttggagacagaacatctaactataaagtaataactaatgcgtgtgttcataaaagacaaagagtaactaTGAGGATTTGCTGGGGagaagtgtaagtccttgttggacttagagtagaattgaggatcaacattggagtaattaatGTCTATTTGTTCTTTATGTAAAAGAGTGTAtggccttaaaaaagaaaaataaactttttacacGGAGAAGAACACCACCCAAAATCAATTGTTCAAAACACACTCAAAGCCACAGCTGTGACGATTTAAGTTATGGTCTTATCAATTATTTGACATTATCAGGTATTTTATCTCTGTGTTTATTTCTTGTGATGGAAATCCTGTTCTTTTtgggtatgctaaaaaaagaaaaagaaaatcaacttAGTAACCCTGactttttgaagaatgttttgtaggagagcagcttagctgcaaGGGCGCTCTTGATTCATTAATAGAGTAAAGACCTCCttgcttagctttcatgacggtttattaaatcagctacaatcagttgtgacgaAGGAGGAGAGGATGAacactaattttgtaaaaaacatattcgtataaatttatgaggaaacggggCATAGACTTaatgaattgtcattttgtacCCCAAATGTTGGTGGTTTTTTCGGGTACCGCcgatacttaagtaactactaTGAGTACCTCAGCCCCCCGCCAATTGTACCCTGAATGTTGGAGGTTCGGATACTGTCGGCTTCCAAAACGGGATGCAACAAGCTGGTAATAATTGAAGAAACCACCAAGAGCCCCTTACAGCCTCCCAATTATAACTCGAATGTTGAAGTTGTTTATGGGTACTGCCAGGTCCCAAAACAGGATGCAACCTACTCCCGATACTTAAGTAAATACTAAGAGCCCTTTTTGAACCCACAATTGCATCCCGAATTTCTGAGTGTTTTCGGGTTTTAGTAGTTCCCAATTATTAttggtttaaaattataatctgctATATGGTCCCCCTTTATGttcggggtacaattgggggttatttttaaaaaaaagatgttatgattacataaaaattattaaaattttcatgtaCAGACATTTTGCcgaaaaagataataaatatgtattttaagacGATTTAAGGTGCATTCAATGAAGTACATACTCACAATTTAGTACGCATTTtaatcttcctttttattattattatccttcagtccatttttactacaatagcttctattttttaaggaacttttgacaaaacctctccttttttaaaacaatcatgtataattttattattttttcttgtaaatccaaatatttcatcatgatttcttctccttcaagaaagaaaaagcgtaaggaaattaaataaaagagaaaatatggaTGAAATTGGAACGGTTTCATCGGTTTAATGTTCACATCAGTGTGATTTACTCACAAGTTCGAACCATATCTTTATAAGGCTTTTactcatagagataaaaaatatactgtttACTTGAGGAAAACATTGAAAGGAGATACAGCTGATGAATACAAACAACAAAaggatcaaaacattcaaatattatatagtaaatagcCGTTTTGTCTCACTTAGTATTGTGATTTTAGGGGCCTAATGGATAATAAGCATACTCAACATAGTTcaaattttcctcttttttcttattaaaacggcaagtaaaaatataaaatctggAAACTGCGAAATAGTTCATTgctagttttataataattcatcaatcTCAATTTTAACTCTTAGGAAGGAGTATGATCTCTTAAAGGAATGCCCACGATTGGTGTTTAAATTCGCCTTTAATTGCATGTAGCCTATAACAACATTATGaagaacattttcataattgattttttcttataaattcttAATACTCTCGTTTGTTCtcgtaaatacttattttaataaaaaatgttttagaatatCTAAGACAACATGTAATCAATCAAGTatcatttattctacaaaatactaaataataatcacattaAGTCTTTCAAcctattattcatttttcaaattattgattcttaaacgGAATAAGATATGGCAACTATCAAATATAACTGCTATCTTGATTTCAGGATGTCTATTTTTGCCCTATTTTTCACCCCCCAAGGATTCCATAGCACTAGGTAGGGCAGAGTTTGAGTAATGACTATATTTTGCAGTAGGCCTTTTTTCAATCATgtcatcataattcatttttttagtactgtCTTCTACATAAGTTCTTCGCTTTAAGATTCGTCGATGGGACTCCACTTTTTTAAAGTGCATTGGAAAGTCAAAAATGGGGGGCACTGCTCCATCAACAACTAACAAGCGTACACTTAACTTTGTGTTTAATGATGTCAGAGTCCTCGAAGTGCTTAAAATATATCCTTGACCATTTAGTGTGTTTCCAATCTTGGCGACGGCTTTAGAAGCACTGGATTTTTAGGACATATGAAAATAGatgcttataatatata comes from the Lepeophtheirus salmonis chromosome 4, UVic_Lsal_1.4, whole genome shotgun sequence genome and includes:
- the LOC121116809 gene encoding uncharacterized protein isoform X1, yielding MWPQLLDLDPETCLGILRRLELEAYSSVVKALRAQGDLNKERRKILQDLGNALCIPIERHKAEMRRVANDELLGTIAQQTGASQDSSEWAKEGRRIIPLLRRARPLTSLTPKADEAKAALKLEDGGGILAPEKTSTKAPPSPLKNSKHPPPPSFESLFENGAPKFALPERPRLPEDIVLLPSGMAVRFRREGKGGPFTTQIIKPSPTTEPKKPSKKLVKRKVTPEPTPPKKFKPSTTSVSQAGHGYARPFIVAPSPITPIKKPTVTSTVSISSPATVYTSTLCAQTTTTTVTAIKPPPKVVLVADSSKTSVTSLETSSIISTKTSPPPIPKLPNNISKETVAKLIQSAPPGTRILPKPGSQQPIYVLAAPAGTNVATSLPSARILSAASNSGTTNNTRSIPRVVQVSGTPVRSTLTPPGAAPPQAIPSSIITGIQSTPTTIRTIQSSGAMRTFTTPRIPSTSNRHNSGKPSVIVVQRKTPPTSTAQNTLKTTTLTTKDLINKQARIYQTPKGGAKPVVIVSKPQSLSPSTISTTSVTATSNQNNVIVLDLSQEQIKNNSILTDILQASGILTEDGENKDTIHKKKKTTVLTTPGEMISSCPEIMIKKTNDSGGIISMDSSKIMIEKSGNSLISDLDNGLQKDKIKILTTLANNSVNFTQDMNDAIITIPETSRLVPLDKVPVDIEGVQTPVSPVETMEDITSFIEETNPSHHSGKEMAN
- the LOC121116809 gene encoding uncharacterized protein isoform X2: MWPQLLDLDPETCLGILRRLELEAYSSVVKALRAQGDLNKERRKILQDLGNALCIPIERHKAEMRRVANDELLGTIAQQTGASQDSSEWAKEGRRIIPLLRRARPLTSLTPKADEAKAALKLEDGGGILAPEKTSTKAPPSPLKNSKHPPPPSFESLFENGAPKFALPERPRLPEDIVLLPSGMAVRFRREGKGGPFTTQIIKPSPTTEPKKPSKKLVKRKVTPEPTPPKKFKPSTTSVSQAGHGYARPFIVAPSPITPIKKPTVTSTVSISSPATVYTSTLCAQTTTTTVTAIKPPPKVVLVADSSKTSVTSLETSSIISTKTSPPPIPKLPNNISKETVAKLIQSAPPGTRILPKPGSQQPIYVLAAPAGTNVATSLPSARILSAASNSGTTNNTRSIPRVVQVSGTPVRSTLTPPGAAPPQAIPSSIITGIQSTPTTIRTIQSSGAMRTFTTPRIPSTSNRHNSGKPSVIVVQRKTPPTSTAQNTLKTTTLTTKDLINKQARIYQTPKGGAKPVVIVSKPQSLSPSTISTTSVTATSNQNNVIVLDLSQEQIKNNSILTDILQASGILTEDGENKDTIHKKKKTTVLTTPGEMISSCPEIMIKKTNDSGGIISMDLDNGLQKDKIKILTTLANNSVNFTQDMNDAIITIPETSRLVPLDKVPVDIEGVQTPVSPVETMEDITSFIEETNPSHHSGKEMAN